One window of Polyangium spumosum genomic DNA carries:
- a CDS encoding class I SAM-dependent methyltransferase, with the protein MPLDLWPLSPPGRLIHEDRDLVAINKPAFLPTHAPERSDDAHRRLVAHYEAKTPGGPVYLGVHQRLERDASGVLVFTRRREANRSIAEQIERRRARRTYVALVRGTPGLPGRGKGPDRGVLRHRLAPGDGGHRVLPPSADEGQLSTVLFRVLDRHGDRTLLALMPEPGCPVDLPAQLGAEQAPIVGDVARGGEPAPRLALHLEELVLDPPGGGRPLTLRAPLPVFFSDFLEGKGGLSDVDAIERRLREAAERRAGIARLPDTDAFRLVNAAGDGLPGVTVDRYGDFLVVSLYDEDAEAARERLLDAAFRLGPTGIYLKIRPKHASRIVDAREPQFAPKDPVRGAPAPEPMVVHELGLPYEVRLGDGLSTGIFLDQRENRRRVREMSAGLSVANLFAYTCPFTVAAAAGGARRTVSVDVSRGALEWARRNLDRIGADAAAHVLVEADAIKWLEKSAAKEGPFDLVILDPPSFATTKQTRFSAESDYKKLAASAIRVLAPGGRLLACTNHKGIPRAKFKRVLADAARGAGRGAAQVKEWPEPEDFPPEPGSEAHLKTVLVTLER; encoded by the coding sequence GTGCCGCTCGACCTCTGGCCGCTCTCCCCGCCGGGCCGTCTGATCCACGAGGACCGAGACCTCGTCGCCATCAACAAGCCCGCGTTCCTCCCGACCCACGCGCCCGAGCGCAGCGACGACGCGCACCGGCGCCTCGTCGCCCATTACGAGGCCAAAACGCCGGGCGGCCCCGTCTATCTCGGCGTCCACCAGCGCCTCGAGCGTGACGCCTCGGGCGTGCTCGTCTTCACCCGCCGCCGCGAGGCGAACCGATCCATCGCCGAGCAAATCGAGCGTCGCCGGGCGCGCCGCACCTACGTCGCGCTCGTCCGCGGCACGCCGGGTTTGCCCGGCCGCGGCAAGGGGCCGGACAGGGGCGTGTTGCGACATCGCCTCGCGCCGGGCGACGGCGGCCATCGCGTGTTGCCGCCCTCGGCGGATGAGGGCCAGCTCTCCACCGTGCTCTTCCGCGTCCTCGACAGGCACGGCGATCGCACGCTCCTCGCGCTCATGCCCGAGCCTGGTTGTCCCGTGGATCTCCCGGCCCAGCTCGGCGCCGAGCAGGCCCCGATCGTGGGTGACGTGGCGCGCGGCGGCGAGCCGGCCCCTCGGCTCGCCTTGCACCTCGAAGAGCTCGTCCTCGACCCCCCGGGAGGCGGCCGCCCGCTCACGCTCCGCGCCCCCCTGCCCGTCTTCTTTTCGGATTTTCTCGAGGGGAAAGGAGGCCTCTCCGACGTCGACGCCATCGAGCGCCGCCTTCGCGAAGCCGCCGAGCGCCGCGCCGGGATCGCGCGCCTCCCGGACACGGACGCCTTCCGGCTCGTGAACGCCGCGGGTGACGGATTGCCGGGCGTGACCGTGGATCGTTATGGCGACTTCCTCGTGGTCTCGCTCTACGACGAGGACGCGGAGGCCGCGCGGGAGCGTCTCCTCGACGCGGCCTTCCGGCTGGGTCCGACGGGCATTTACCTCAAGATCCGCCCGAAACACGCGAGCCGCATCGTCGACGCGCGCGAGCCCCAGTTCGCCCCGAAGGACCCGGTCCGCGGCGCGCCTGCGCCCGAGCCGATGGTCGTGCACGAGCTCGGATTGCCTTATGAGGTGCGCCTCGGGGACGGCCTGTCCACGGGGATCTTCCTCGACCAGCGCGAGAACCGGCGGCGCGTGCGGGAGATGTCCGCGGGGTTGTCGGTCGCGAACCTCTTTGCTTACACGTGCCCCTTCACGGTGGCGGCGGCCGCGGGAGGGGCGCGGCGGACGGTGAGCGTGGACGTGTCGCGCGGGGCGCTCGAATGGGCGCGGCGGAACCTCGACCGGATCGGGGCGGACGCGGCGGCGCACGTGCTCGTCGAGGCGGACGCGATCAAATGGCTGGAGAAGAGCGCTGCAAAGGAAGGGCCCTTCGATCTCGTCATCCTCGACCCGCCGAGCTTCGCGACCACGAAGCAGACGCGTTTCTCCGCGGAGAGTGATTACAAGAAGCTCGCCGCGAGCGCGATCCGCGTCCTCGCGCCGGGCGGGCGCCTCCTCGCGTGTACGAACCACAAGGGCATCCCGCGCGCCAAGTTCAAGCGCGTGCTCGCGGACGCGGCGCGGGGCGCGGGGCGCGGCGCGGCGCAGGTGAAGGAGTGGCCCGAGCCGGAGGATTTCCCGCCCGAGCCCGGCAGCGAGGCGCATTTGAAGACGGTGCTCGTGACGCTCGAGCGCTGA
- a CDS encoding NACHT domain-containing protein, with amino-acid sequence MSFPLLVLHLSDLHFGPHGRFGGQDGERLASRFAAAIDAAREEQGIREGVGLVVVTGDIAEAARKNEFEAALAFFDHLDTRLGLPRDRFVFVPGNHDVSWAETRKVQIEQEDEGFDDAELERRLERVRLARFEAFVAAFHGRPRGELPDVTSIGHGAVVHHFALPGGGIAVAALNSCERESHARQGGAFGEAQAQALLDHLRALPPSWMSIVAVHHNPITPVPEAVQSWVEWLRGQAGPLKPETIEHFAADAAGFEGKERLRAVTEDARVSVVLHGHHHGADAHAFPFRRGEKGHTLVLSSGSWGLSPGKLPESQPAMVHLLELDPARRQARSILRIYAPHARAEGQVEPGTFAVDPASPRGAILDLYVPGGFGEEKRAAASPGGAEARAFVEAYRRRFGARYVRWDLGGVGVAQPAGGGPPVEARLDEMFVPPRLGTNTDPGQFEDGAPLDPLWLVTRAAPLVVRGPAGCGKTTILRHCFRKLLAEGGPAAVPFLIELRELGRAWEAAAPSERTLEAYLAARLAEVRGQDEREALAALFDDPTGPRPILLVDGWDELGDLGDEVREKLMGLLSASPRVLAVVTSRPYGESRPSGAEGFEVLDVQPLSDEEIAAFAARFHRRVHGEDEASARAASERFLQALAASAEAKALARTALLLVMMLFVHRSRPLPDKRHELYRVCLDNLLSARPRSKEAEGARAPSVMFRPDDAAERMRVVAELAHAMQTRGYQEQGRSSIVRTEEELCEMLPRRYAEAQRRGFVAWLVSAAGVLVDRADGTFSFAHLSFQEYLVAHHWAAVVEGHAARLKVCQLHLRQLAFWETLRLWAAIVEDRNPEHLEALLAELMNGWDADGFWLAGVMFADGLGEVQFEAWCARLPERFHVHEQVRASAAARAWATSQQEARRERLALAWPEVAARTRWLPGVIAAAWWQEARLGREEAEPPAMSRLLSGAGEGQGVARGRALGGSSPVWPGDPPELSLLHLWPGPRGPAAARLQTLISLGGGREHLGRAARKILVPEREERDLARQMARSLARSWAKEAAHDDWVRTWALDLARDWAMDLSRSWAREWTRDFGLDLARYWARYLARYWTRDLARDWAMDLSRYWARDWAQDWVFDMAMAWADELALPEEPWTLDFAAVELAGTGRAGTRAVLAFSEPKEPLLRLFHEACRLSLRPRSDGGPFRRALVEMPAGIDPLWPALARHVARLSTPEDRGLLCELAEHPERREKPIAWGLRYYVRGDLVLDDGTEVRLDELCDEAGLARLPWLVDMPDELEVDFD; translated from the coding sequence GTGTCCTTCCCGCTCCTCGTCCTCCACCTCTCGGACCTGCATTTTGGCCCGCACGGCCGCTTCGGGGGCCAGGATGGGGAGCGGCTCGCTTCGCGTTTCGCCGCGGCGATCGACGCCGCGCGTGAGGAACAAGGCATTCGCGAGGGCGTGGGGCTCGTCGTGGTGACGGGCGACATCGCCGAGGCGGCGCGCAAGAACGAATTCGAGGCGGCGCTCGCTTTTTTCGACCACCTCGATACACGGCTCGGCCTGCCCCGGGACCGGTTCGTGTTCGTGCCCGGGAACCACGACGTCTCCTGGGCCGAGACACGAAAGGTGCAGATCGAGCAGGAAGACGAGGGGTTTGACGACGCCGAGCTCGAGCGCCGGCTCGAACGGGTGCGCCTCGCGCGCTTCGAGGCGTTCGTCGCGGCGTTTCACGGCCGCCCGCGCGGAGAGCTCCCGGACGTCACCTCGATCGGCCACGGCGCCGTGGTCCACCATTTCGCGCTGCCGGGCGGCGGGATCGCCGTCGCCGCCCTGAACTCGTGCGAGCGCGAGTCCCACGCCCGGCAGGGGGGCGCGTTCGGCGAGGCGCAGGCGCAGGCGCTGCTCGATCATTTGCGGGCTTTGCCGCCGTCGTGGATGTCGATCGTCGCCGTGCATCACAATCCGATCACGCCCGTGCCCGAGGCCGTGCAGAGCTGGGTCGAATGGCTGCGGGGCCAGGCCGGGCCGCTCAAGCCCGAGACGATCGAGCATTTCGCCGCCGACGCGGCCGGCTTCGAGGGAAAGGAGCGATTACGCGCCGTGACCGAGGACGCGCGGGTCTCCGTCGTCTTGCACGGCCACCACCACGGCGCCGACGCCCACGCCTTCCCGTTCCGGCGCGGAGAAAAAGGCCACACGCTCGTGCTCTCGTCCGGGAGCTGGGGGCTCTCGCCCGGCAAATTGCCCGAGAGCCAGCCCGCCATGGTGCATCTGCTCGAGCTCGATCCGGCGCGACGGCAAGCCCGGTCGATCCTGCGGATCTACGCGCCCCACGCGCGGGCCGAGGGGCAGGTCGAGCCAGGGACGTTCGCCGTGGATCCGGCGAGCCCACGCGGCGCGATTCTCGATCTGTACGTGCCCGGCGGGTTCGGGGAGGAAAAGAGGGCCGCGGCCTCGCCCGGCGGGGCCGAGGCGCGGGCGTTCGTGGAGGCATATCGACGGCGCTTCGGCGCGCGGTACGTGCGATGGGACCTCGGCGGCGTGGGCGTGGCGCAGCCGGCCGGAGGAGGGCCACCCGTGGAGGCGCGGCTCGACGAGATGTTCGTGCCGCCGCGGCTCGGGACGAATACGGATCCCGGGCAGTTCGAGGACGGCGCGCCGCTCGATCCGCTTTGGCTCGTGACGCGGGCGGCGCCGCTCGTCGTTCGAGGGCCGGCCGGGTGCGGGAAGACGACGATCCTGCGCCATTGCTTCCGGAAATTGCTCGCGGAGGGCGGGCCGGCGGCGGTGCCCTTTTTGATCGAGCTACGCGAGCTCGGGCGGGCCTGGGAGGCGGCGGCGCCGAGCGAGCGGACGCTCGAAGCCTACCTCGCCGCGCGCCTCGCCGAGGTGCGGGGGCAGGACGAACGAGAGGCGCTCGCCGCGCTCTTCGACGACCCCACGGGGCCGCGGCCGATCCTGCTCGTCGACGGCTGGGACGAGCTCGGGGATCTCGGCGATGAGGTGCGCGAGAAGCTCATGGGGTTGCTCTCCGCCTCGCCGCGGGTGCTCGCGGTCGTGACGAGCCGGCCTTATGGCGAGAGCCGGCCCTCCGGCGCCGAGGGGTTCGAGGTGCTCGACGTGCAGCCGCTCTCGGACGAGGAGATCGCGGCCTTCGCGGCGCGGTTCCACCGGCGCGTGCACGGCGAGGACGAGGCGTCCGCGCGGGCGGCGAGCGAGCGGTTCTTGCAGGCGCTCGCGGCGAGCGCCGAGGCGAAGGCGCTCGCGCGGACGGCGCTCTTGCTCGTGATGATGCTCTTCGTGCACCGGTCGAGGCCATTGCCGGACAAGCGGCACGAGCTCTATCGGGTGTGCCTCGACAACCTGCTCTCGGCGCGGCCGCGTTCGAAGGAGGCGGAGGGGGCGCGGGCGCCGTCGGTGATGTTCCGGCCGGACGACGCGGCGGAGCGGATGCGCGTGGTGGCGGAGCTCGCCCACGCGATGCAGACGCGTGGGTATCAGGAGCAGGGCCGGAGCTCGATCGTGCGGACGGAGGAGGAGCTCTGCGAGATGTTGCCCCGGCGGTACGCCGAGGCGCAGCGGCGCGGGTTCGTCGCGTGGCTGGTCTCGGCGGCGGGCGTGCTCGTGGATCGGGCGGACGGGACGTTTTCGTTCGCGCACCTCTCCTTCCAGGAATACCTCGTCGCGCACCACTGGGCCGCGGTGGTGGAGGGGCACGCGGCGCGGCTGAAGGTCTGTCAGCTTCACCTGCGGCAGCTCGCGTTCTGGGAGACGTTGCGGTTATGGGCGGCGATCGTGGAAGACCGGAACCCCGAGCACCTCGAGGCGTTGCTCGCGGAGCTCATGAATGGCTGGGACGCCGACGGGTTCTGGCTCGCGGGCGTGATGTTCGCGGACGGGCTCGGGGAGGTGCAATTCGAGGCGTGGTGCGCGCGGCTGCCCGAGCGTTTTCACGTGCACGAGCAGGTGCGCGCCTCCGCGGCGGCGCGGGCGTGGGCGACGAGCCAGCAGGAGGCGAGGCGGGAGAGGCTCGCCCTGGCGTGGCCCGAGGTCGCGGCGCGGACGCGGTGGCTTCCGGGCGTGATCGCGGCGGCGTGGTGGCAGGAGGCGCGGCTCGGGCGGGAGGAGGCGGAGCCGCCGGCGATGTCGCGGCTGCTCTCGGGGGCGGGCGAGGGGCAAGGCGTGGCGCGTGGCCGGGCGCTGGGTGGTTCGAGCCCGGTCTGGCCGGGGGATCCCCCGGAGCTGTCATTGCTGCATTTATGGCCGGGTCCTCGCGGGCCCGCGGCGGCGCGATTGCAGACGTTGATCTCGCTCGGGGGCGGGCGCGAGCACCTCGGGCGCGCGGCGCGCAAGATCCTGGTGCCGGAGCGGGAGGAGCGGGACCTGGCGCGGCAGATGGCGCGATCTTTGGCCCGGTCGTGGGCGAAGGAGGCGGCGCACGACGATTGGGTGCGGACGTGGGCGCTCGATCTGGCGCGGGACTGGGCGATGGATCTGTCGCGCTCGTGGGCGCGAGAATGGACGCGGGATTTCGGGCTGGACCTGGCGCGGTACTGGGCGCGTTACCTGGCGCGGTACTGGACGCGGGATCTGGCGCGGGACTGGGCGATGGATCTGTCGCGTTACTGGGCCCGGGACTGGGCGCAGGACTGGGTGTTCGACATGGCCATGGCGTGGGCGGACGAGCTCGCGTTGCCCGAGGAGCCGTGGACGCTCGATTTCGCGGCGGTGGAGCTCGCAGGGACCGGCCGGGCCGGGACACGCGCGGTGCTGGCGTTCTCGGAGCCGAAGGAGCCACTCTTGCGGCTCTTTCACGAGGCCTGCCGCCTCTCGCTCCGCCCGCGCTCGGACGGAGGGCCGTTCCGCCGCGCGCTCGTGGAGATGCCCGCGGGGATCGATCCGCTCTGGCCGGCGCTCGCGCGGCACGTGGCGCGGCTGTCCACGCCCGAGGACCGGGGCCTTTTGTGCGAGCTCGCCGAGCACCCGGAGCGGCGCGAGAAGCCGATCGCCTGGGGGCTGCGGTATTACGTGCGGGGAGATCTCGTGCTCGACGACGGGACGGAGGTGCGGCTCGACGAGCTCTGCGACGAGGCGGGGCTCGCGCGATTGCCGTGGCTCGTGGACATGCCGGACGAGCTCGAGGTGGATTTTGATTGA